Sequence from the bacterium genome:
GGCCGTTCACCATCGGCGATAGGTCGGCTCCGGCGATCGCGACCGCGGTTCGCCTGGCCGCCACGAGGCGCGGGCCCGGCGCGGTGCACTCCAGCGCGGCGGCGCCCGGCGGATTTCCGAGCAGCGAATTGGCAATCCGAAGCGACAGCGGATCCATCGCGCCGCTCTGCGGCATCCCAAAGCGCCGGTACCCGGGCCGTCCGGCGTCCTGCACGGTCGTCCACAGGCCGCCGCGCTCGACGAGGAACTCCGGGGACGCCGGAACCGGCGGCCGCTCCCCGTCTTCATCGACCGGCGCGCGGAGATCGTACTCGCGCACGCCGATCGGCACGAACCGGACCCGGTCGCCCGCGTCGAGCAGAAACGGGGCGTCGCGGCTCGGATCGTAGATCCGCAGCGGCGTCCGCCCGATCAAGCGCCAGCCGCCCGGACTCGCGACGGGATAGACGCCGGTCTGCTGGCCGGCGAGCGCCACGGTGCGCTGCGGCACGAACGTCCTCGGCGACCTGAGGCGGGGGACGCGGAGCGCTTCAGGCAGCGTGCCCATGTACGGGAAGCCCGGGCTGAACCCCAGCATGTAGACACGGTACTCGCAGCCGGTGTGGGCGGCGACGACGCCGTCCTCGGAGAGCCCGACCTCGGCCGCAAGCGGCGCGAGGTCGGGGCCGTGGGCCCCCCCGTAGGCGGTCGGAATCTCGACGAGCCGGCCCGCGGGCAGCGACGACGGATCGGCGCGGGGCACCGCGGCGAGCAGCGCCTGCCGGATTGCGGCGGCGGTCGTGCGCAGCGGATCGAACACGACGAGGAGGGACCGGTACGTCGGCAGCGTTTCGACGACGC
This genomic interval carries:
- the pxpB gene encoding 5-oxoprolinase subunit PxpB; the encoded protein is MTAVATPELRPLGDWGVVAEFGGDEISDAANAAVLALRRVVDEDRIAGVVETLPTYRSLLVVFDPLRTTAAAIRQALLAAVPRADPSSLPAGRLVEIPTAYGGAHGPDLAPLAAEVGLSEDGVVAAHTGCEYRVYMLGFSPGFPYMGTLPEALRVPRLRSPRTFVPQRTVALAGQQTGVYPVASPGGWRLIGRTPLRIYDPSRDAPFLLDAGDRVRFVPIGVREYDLRAPVDEDGERPPVPASPEFLVERGGLWTTVQDAGRPGYRRFGMPQSGAMDPLSLRIANSLLGNPPGAAALECTAPGPRLVAARRTAVAIAGADLSPMVNGRPVRGWTAIALREGDVLEFGAPRAGQWAYVAVPGGVDVPPALGSRATYVRGALGGYGGRRLQDGDLLACERRAPGAQFRLPEHLRPQVGGACTVRVVLGPQESYFTDSAVAALLAGEYSPGVHADRVGYRLDGPRLEHRAAAELLSDGLLPGAIQVPSGGQPIVIMADGPTAGGYPKIAAILRADLRLVAQARRGDPVRFRAVQWEDAHLGSREAAARLAALRLERAAD